The Aeromicrobium yanjiei DNA segment GGCCAGCTCCTGGCCACCGGCAAGGTGGGCGGCGACGTCAGCGCCGACAACGCGTACGACTGTGCGCGGCAGTGCGCGCTCAACGCGATCGCGGCCGTGAAGTCATTGGTCGACCTGGACGACGTGGTGCGAGTGGTCAAGGCGACGGTGTTCGTCTCCAGCACGCCCGACTTCACCGGCCAGCCGGCTGTCGCCAACGGCGCCAGCGAGCTGTTCGGCGCCGCGTTCGGCGATGCCGGCCAGCACGCCCGCAGTGCCGTCGGCGTGCCCGTCCTGCCGCTGGACGCCCCGGTGGAGGTCGAGCTGGTCGTCGAGGTCCGATGACCGTCCGCATCCCGATGCCCGCGCGGCTG contains these protein-coding regions:
- a CDS encoding RidA family protein, with the protein product MAAVDDRLAELGLSVPPVPAPVAVYVPAVRSGSYVFTSGQLPLQDGQLLATGKVGGDVSADNAYDCARQCALNAIAAVKSLVDLDDVVRVVKATVFVSSTPDFTGQPAVANGASELFGAAFGDAGQHARSAVGVPVLPLDAPVEVELVVEVR